The nucleotide sequence AACACTGTTCCCCCACCTCCACCTTAGGTGGCTGCCTCAGTTTTCCAACCACAGGAATCAGTCCCTCAGCTCCTGCCTCTAGTCTCCACCCCAAAAGTTCAGCTGTCTCTGCCTTGGGGGGCACTGTCAGCCCCCGCAGGTTGAAGTTCAACACTCCTCAATGAGCAGCTGTTCCGAGCTGTACAGCTTCTTCTTGATGACTCGAAAGCCAGTGCTCAGAGtcagggactggctgaagccagggaggaagggagagttGGCGGAGCTAAACAGCCCCTGGATCTTAGGCCAGAGTCGTGAGTCCAGGCGCAGCACGAGGGTCAGCTGGAAGGTGGGCACCAGGCTGGGGTCGAGTGCCAGCTGGCCCACGCTGTGGCAGCTCTTGCCCTGCTCCACGCAGACGTCCAGCAGCGCCCCCCGCAGGCCGCACGGCTCGCTGTAGGCCAGGCGTAGTAGTTCTTTGCCCACCTGGCTCACCAGCTGGCCAGGCATCAGCAGGCGCGCAGGGCGCCGCGAGCCCAGACGCGCCTGGGCCAGGCTCTCCTGCAGCAGCTGCATCAGGTTGGCACACAGGTGTTCATCCTCAGGGTCACTGAGCAGCTCGAAGTCGGGCAACGACACTCCATCTAGGTAAGCCGAGTCTGGAAAGGAGAGCACACAGGAAGGGGTATTAGAGCGGCTTCAAAAGGAAACGCACAGGCGGGGGAGGTGCTGTTTCCTTAAGAAACCAACGCTCCTTCCcactccgtgcctcagtttccgcCTCACTCACCTAATACTCCAATTCCCCCTGCCCCCAAGCAATCTGGGTCCCGATGGGATAGGAAGCCAAGGTGGTTCTGACCCCTTCCAGCACCGGGGCTTCCCCACCTTCCCGGCCCCTCGAGTCGCGTCGGCACCCGCCCACCGCTCACCTTCCTCCGGCCCGAAGCCACTGTTGCTGCTGTCCAGGGACTCGCAGTCCGAGCTCTCCAGGCTCGTGGAGCGGTCAAACCCCTCCTCTCGGGCCGCCGACCCCCAGGCTGAGCGCGGCGGCCGATCTGGGGTGGGAGTTCCGGACAAGGACGAGGGCGAAGACGAGGTGGACGACGACGACGAGAAGCGGTCCCAAAGGCTAGGCATGGTGAGGACAGACGCCAGGGCGTTTGCTGATGAGCACAGAGTGCCGGAGCGCAGAAGCCGCTGTAAGACAAGAGGGTCACCGACCAGGCGTCAGTCTGGGGACCAGACCAGACCGCGAGCTCTAGGACCCACACACAGAAGGGACGCTCACCAGCTAGCGCGGCCAGCGAGAACTGCTAAGACAAGTGCGTCCTGCCGCTCGAATGGGTGTGCGAACCGGTGCCAACCACCGAGAGCTGCCCAGACCTGTCCCTGCTCCACACTCGCACCTCCCCCTTGGCCTGCTGCTCCCTAGCACCAGCGCGGAGCAGCCTATAAGGACTAGCGCGGCAAGGCCACGCCTTCTCTGCGCCACGACCCAATCCAGGCCCGGGAGTGTGGCCCGCCTTGGCCAATGGACTCCGGGCGCACGTAAGCAACGTTCTCTCCTGCCCGGTGACAGCGGCCGGGCCCCGCCTCCATTGAGCCCCAGAACGCTCGCAGCCGAACCCCGACCCACCGCCACGCCCCCTTTCTGGAAAGGATCCGGGGCGGCTGCAGCTGCCAAGGTCCCCGAGGGCGCTCGCGGCAGGGGAGGATCAAGGAAAGACTTGTTTATTATAGGGTTGCATTGCTGGGGGAGGGGACAGCCCGTGACCAGGCTAGGAGGAGAGGCAAGGAAGCGTGAGGGGGCGGCGGGCAAGGAAAATGGTTGCCCCCAGCGTCTTGGATCCTAAAGCTTCGGGCACAACTGGGAACACACGAGGGGAATACCCGTGGGACGGCGGCGCGGGAGCAGACGTTAGCCCGGCCTGCCCTCGCGCCCTTACCCACTCTATTCCTGCTATGCAAAGGGTCGGGATATGGGGGTGGGGTCCACAAACTGGGCAGCTCCGGGCACCATGCTGCTGCTTCCCTAAGGCCCCACCTGCCCATCCTGGCGTTACTCTACAGCCCCAGGACATGGGTTAATGGGGATCCCTGCCTCCCAAACCCTATCCGCTTCCACCTTCTAACTGCTCCCAAGGAGAAGGCTTGAGGAGAGTGGTTAGAGGAGTGTGGATGGGCCTGGGTTCATAGCGCCCAGTGCAGGGATGGAAACGAGGATCCACAGCAGTTGGACTCACAGACCCATCCTCCCGCCCGGCTGACTGCAGGCAGCGAGGCCGGGCCTCCCTGCCCGGGCGGCCCCCGGGTCCTAGCGCCCAGCCCTCGCATAACGCTTTGTGTAAAAGACCCAGACGGTTGCATCAGGACCGAGGACCGAGATCTCTGGAAATGCCAGGGAGTGCAATGGCCATCCCCTGTTTCGTCATTCAGGCGGGGCCGCAGGAAATCTGGCCTGGCAGCAGTGCTCGGAGGCTAACAGTGGTTGCCGAGGTGGGTGGAGGTTGGGACGGACTCGACCTTTATTGCTCTAAAGGTTTATCAGTCTGGGACACGGGGACCCTGATGGAAGAGGGAGCCAAACTTACATCAGACGCCCAGGGCCCCCGGGGCGAGCAAGGAACCTAACCAGATAGGCGGGCCTTGCCTCGGGTCAGGCTTGCTTTCGCGTGACAAATGACACTTGCAGGAGATGTCAGGCCACTGCCCTCCTCAACCTTCATCCCCACcccaacttaaaaagaaaaaagaaaaagttgacacTTGGGCCAAGACTTAGAACCTGAAAGAACCAGAATCCAAGCCCTGCACCctactctcattttacaggtgggagACCCACTTACGGAGACAAATTTatggataaaaaaagaaatcGGGGGATCCAGGAGACATCTTAAAGACAGCTGCAGAATGGAATAGTTTGTGAGCCACTGGGACTTTCACGGCCTTCTCTTCCCATTCTTCAAGCTGTGTCACTTGTTGGAGCCTGAAAGACACCAGattgcttaacaatggggatataaaaattaaaaataataaataaaaagacactgGATCAAGGCGGCTAGATGAAGTTCTTGGAGGGCTGGAGTAGATGACATGCTCTTGAAATCACTCTTTACAGAGGTGACCTGCATAGGTGCATCTTCCTGCTGGCCAGAGAGAAGATCTGAATTAATCCATCAGAACATTCACCTTTCCTCCAGGCTGACGGGGCAGGACACCTAAACACCCTCAGGAGATAGTTAggatgtttcttcttctttttcttcttttttttttttttgagatggtggtctcactctctcgcccaggctgaaatgcagtggcgctatcttggctcactgcaaactccgcctccaaACTCCAAcgcctgggttcacgccattgttctgcctcagcctcccgagtagctggaactacaggcgcctaccaccatgtccagctaattttttgtatttttagtagagacagcgtttcactatgttggccaggctggtctcaaacttctgacctcaggtgatctaccagccttggcctcccaaagtgctgggattacagccgtgagccaccacgcctggcctttttttttttttttttttttgacaggaaaaaaaattttaggaaaatgtgGAACACTGACCTAAAGAAagtacaggcttttttttttttttttttttttttaagtagatattCATAAGAAAAAGAATCTGGGTTCGGTTTGGGAAGGTCAGTGTATTAggaatcatttattcattcaacaaacaccaTCAAGACTGCCTAACAGTGTTCCAAGCACCTTT is from Macaca fascicularis isolate 582-1 chromosome 9, T2T-MFA8v1.1 and encodes:
- the DDIT4 gene encoding DNA damage-inducible transcript 4 protein; its protein translation is MPSLWDRFSSSSSTSSSPSSLSGTPTPDRPPRSAWGSAAREEGFDRSTSLESSDCESLDSSNSGFGPEEDSAYLDGVSLPDFELLSDPEDEHLCANLMQLLQESLAQARLGSRRPARLLMPGQLVSQVGKELLRLAYSEPCGLRGALLDVCVEQGKSCHSVGQLALDPSLVPTFQLTLVLRLDSRLWPKIQGLFSSANSPFLPGFSQSLTLSTGFRVIKKKLYSSEQLLIEEC